The proteins below come from a single Prochlorococcus marinus CUG1415 genomic window:
- the ileS gene encoding isoleucine--tRNA ligase, producing the protein MKSQNSKEKKSDFSYKETLNLLKTDFSMRANSVVREPEIQDFWANNNIDFELGSNNSGKTFTLHDGPPYANGALHMGHALNKVLKDIINKYKTLRGFRVHYVPGWDCHGLPIELKVLQNLKSDERKNLDTLNLRKKATDYAYIQINNQMEGFKRWGIWGDWDNPYLTLKKSYESAQIGVFGKMFLNGYIYRGLKPVHWSPSSRTALAEAELEYPDEHYSKSIYVSLKITKVSEHILLEFFKENRNIEKDVFLNNSFITIWTTTPWTIPANEAVAVNPKIKYVFAIDEQKRIYLFAKELSAEISNKFNKDLKTLFEVEGASLEDLEYQHPTKNKNCRIVIGGDYITTESGTGIVHTAPGHGIDDFNVGQKYDLPTTCVVDEKGNLNEYSGQFKGSNVLKDANDLIIEYLKGNNLLLLQENYKHRYPYDWRTKKPTIFRATEQWFASVNGFRSSALKAIEDVEWMPATGKKRIYSMVVGRGDWCISRQRSWGVPIPVFYKKNGNEILLNSEIINHIQELFSEHGADIWWDWDVKNLLPENYAKDSDLWKKGTDTMDVWFDSGSSWAAVCEQRSELKYPADLYLEGSDQHRGWFQSSLLTSVAVNNKPPYKKVLTHGFALDENGRKMSKSLGNVVDPNIIINGGNNKKTDPAYGADVLRLWVSSVDYSVDVPIGSNILKQLSDVYRKVRNTARYLLGNIHDYDPNIDSFEIDQLPLLDQWMLGRLVEVTDQISNAYENYEFSKFFQILQSFCVVDLSNFYLDIAKDRLYVSSKSQFRRRSCQFVMSKVVENLAVLISPVLCHMAEDIWQNIPYSTKEKSVFQRGWPIFSQSWKNETLNEHITNLRNLRVEINKAIEGCRNKQIIGAALETEVNYLPEDKVVKDSLTWLQRFGNEDVDLFRDWLIVSNFQVVSELVDHSLIIDKNELGKIQILKADGEKCDRCWHYQKETFSGIQNTKLCKRCSNIINL; encoded by the coding sequence ATGAAATCTCAAAATAGCAAAGAAAAAAAATCAGACTTTTCTTATAAAGAGACTTTAAATTTACTTAAAACTGACTTCTCAATGCGTGCTAACTCAGTTGTAAGAGAACCTGAGATTCAAGATTTTTGGGCTAATAATAATATTGATTTCGAATTAGGTTCAAACAACTCAGGAAAAACATTTACATTGCACGATGGCCCACCTTATGCAAATGGTGCGCTGCATATGGGTCATGCTCTAAATAAAGTTTTAAAGGACATAATCAATAAATACAAAACCTTGAGAGGATTCAGAGTACATTATGTTCCTGGTTGGGACTGCCATGGATTACCTATTGAATTAAAAGTACTTCAGAATTTAAAATCTGATGAAAGAAAGAATCTTGATACTCTAAATCTAAGAAAAAAAGCAACAGATTATGCATACATACAAATAAACAATCAAATGGAGGGTTTTAAAAGGTGGGGCATTTGGGGAGATTGGGATAACCCTTACTTAACTCTTAAGAAAAGTTATGAATCTGCTCAGATTGGAGTGTTTGGGAAAATGTTTTTAAATGGCTATATTTATCGAGGTCTTAAACCTGTTCATTGGAGTCCAAGTTCGAGGACTGCACTCGCAGAAGCAGAATTAGAATATCCTGATGAACATTATTCAAAGAGTATTTATGTTTCCTTAAAAATTACTAAAGTATCTGAACACATTCTATTAGAATTCTTTAAAGAAAACCGCAATATTGAAAAGGATGTTTTTCTAAATAATTCTTTCATAACTATTTGGACCACCACACCCTGGACCATACCCGCAAATGAAGCAGTTGCAGTAAATCCAAAAATAAAATACGTTTTTGCTATTGATGAGCAGAAACGAATATACCTTTTTGCAAAAGAATTATCTGCTGAAATTAGTAACAAATTTAATAAAGATCTAAAGACTCTTTTTGAGGTTGAAGGGGCTTCCTTGGAAGATCTTGAATATCAACATCCTACCAAAAATAAAAATTGCAGAATTGTGATTGGGGGTGATTACATCACTACAGAATCAGGTACTGGAATTGTTCATACTGCACCAGGTCATGGGATAGATGATTTTAATGTGGGGCAGAAATATGATCTACCTACAACATGTGTTGTTGACGAAAAAGGGAACTTAAATGAATATTCAGGCCAATTCAAAGGATCAAACGTCCTTAAAGATGCAAATGATTTAATTATTGAATATTTAAAGGGAAATAATTTACTCCTATTACAAGAAAATTATAAGCATAGATACCCTTATGATTGGAGAACCAAAAAACCAACTATTTTTAGAGCAACAGAACAATGGTTTGCATCTGTAAATGGCTTCAGATCATCGGCATTAAAGGCAATCGAAGATGTTGAATGGATGCCAGCAACTGGAAAGAAAAGAATTTATTCTATGGTGGTTGGTAGAGGGGATTGGTGTATTTCTAGACAAAGGTCTTGGGGGGTTCCAATTCCAGTTTTTTATAAAAAAAATGGTAATGAAATTCTCCTAAATAGCGAGATAATTAATCATATACAAGAACTTTTTAGTGAACATGGTGCAGATATTTGGTGGGATTGGGATGTTAAGAATCTATTGCCAGAAAATTATGCAAAAGATTCTGATTTATGGAAAAAAGGAACAGATACAATGGATGTCTGGTTCGATTCAGGATCTAGCTGGGCAGCAGTGTGTGAACAAAGAAGTGAATTAAAATATCCAGCAGATCTTTATTTAGAGGGCTCAGATCAACATAGAGGTTGGTTCCAGTCTTCTTTGCTTACATCTGTTGCAGTTAATAATAAACCTCCATATAAGAAAGTTTTAACTCATGGTTTTGCACTAGATGAAAACGGAAGAAAAATGAGTAAATCTTTAGGTAACGTTGTTGATCCAAATATAATTATTAATGGAGGTAATAATAAAAAAACTGACCCTGCTTATGGAGCTGATGTTTTAAGGCTCTGGGTAAGCTCAGTAGATTATTCAGTAGATGTTCCAATTGGTTCAAATATACTCAAGCAGCTATCAGACGTTTATAGAAAAGTTCGTAATACAGCAAGATATCTTTTAGGGAATATTCATGATTATGACCCTAATATTGATAGTTTTGAAATTGATCAATTGCCGCTCTTAGATCAATGGATGTTAGGCAGACTAGTTGAGGTTACAGATCAAATATCAAATGCTTATGAAAATTATGAATTTTCAAAATTTTTTCAAATCTTACAAAGTTTTTGCGTTGTAGATCTATCAAATTTCTATTTAGATATTGCTAAGGATAGGTTATATGTAAGTTCTAAATCACAATTTAGGAGAAGATCATGTCAGTTTGTAATGTCTAAAGTTGTTGAAAATTTAGCTGTTCTTATTTCTCCAGTACTTTGTCATATGGCTGAAGATATTTGGCAAAATATTCCATATTCAACTAAAGAAAAATCAGTATTTCAAAGAGGATGGCCAATTTTTTCACAGTCCTGGAAAAATGAAACTCTTAATGAACACATCACAAATTTGAGAAATTTGAGAGTTGAAATTAACAAAGCTATAGAAGGATGTAGAAACAAACAAATAATTGGAGCAGCGTTAGAAACTGAAGTTAATTATTTACCTGAAGATAAAGTTGTAAAAGATTCTCTGACTTGGCTACAAAGATTTGGTAATGAAGATGTCGATTTATTTAGAGATTGGCTTATAGTTTCAAATTTCCAAGTGGTATCCGAGTTGGTTGATCATTCTCTAATTATAGATAAAAATGAACTTGGAAAAATCCAAATCTTAAAGGCTGATGGTGAAAAATGTGATAGATGCTGGCATTATCAAAAAGAAACTTTTAGTGGAATTCAAAATACAAAATTATGCAAAAGATGTTCAAATATTATTAATCTTTAA
- the trmB gene encoding tRNA (guanosine(46)-N7)-methyltransferase TrmB produces MRQHVNPLSKNFNEIERIPSLIEMFGDPKLNLHLDIGCAAGEFLFDLALVNTSWNYLGIEIREKLVKTAKLKVREREIKNLYFIFGNANNIFNDVQSKFFIENVKSISFNFPDPWFKKRHYKRRVIQTEFINTLSNLLQKGSLIFIKTDVKDLLDYMDCTISGNSKFKKIDKKDFNYSQSFNPNKVKTNREKYVIINQLDIFDMIYIKI; encoded by the coding sequence ATGAGACAACACGTTAATCCGCTTAGTAAAAATTTCAATGAAATTGAGAGAATCCCTTCTTTGATTGAAATGTTTGGTGATCCTAAATTGAATCTGCATTTGGATATAGGTTGTGCTGCGGGTGAGTTTCTATTTGATTTAGCTTTAGTTAATACCAGTTGGAATTATTTAGGAATTGAAATACGTGAGAAATTAGTTAAAACTGCTAAATTAAAAGTGCGTGAAAGAGAAATTAAAAATTTATATTTTATATTTGGCAATGCTAATAATATTTTTAATGATGTCCAGAGTAAATTTTTTATAGAGAATGTAAAAAGTATTTCTTTTAACTTTCCAGATCCGTGGTTTAAGAAGAGACATTATAAAAGGCGCGTAATTCAGACAGAATTTATTAATACTCTCTCCAACTTATTGCAAAAAGGATCCCTAATTTTTATAAAAACTGATGTAAAGGATTTATTAGATTATATGGATTGCACTATATCAGGAAATTCTAAGTTTAAAAAAATAGATAAAAAGGATTTTAATTATTCCCAAAGTTTTAATCCAAATAAAGTTAAAACTAATAGAGAGAAGTATGTCATTATTAACCAACTTGATATTTTTGATATGATTTATATAAAAATCTGA
- a CDS encoding fatty acid desaturase has translation MKNYVDPPSFWNPTLGLFFGGYFLAFLSIWQWYRGVWPLPLLVATAFLALHIEGTVIHDACHKAAHPVPWINQAMGHGSAILLGFSFPVFTRVHLQHHIHVNHPKNDPDHIVSTFGPIWLIAPRFFYHEVFFFQRKLWRKYELLQWGIERSIFISIILAGIKFDFMNLIYNLWFGPALMVGVTLGIFFDYLPHRPFRSRNKWLNSRVYPSKFMNLLIMGQNYHLIHHLWPSIPWFEYKVAYEKTKPLLDMKGSPQRVGIFESREDIFNFIYDLLIGIRSHSKRRGKIRKIINMYPGYKIKKVLLKIVNKTFIGSN, from the coding sequence ATAAAAAATTACGTAGATCCGCCAAGTTTTTGGAATCCAACGTTAGGTCTTTTTTTTGGCGGTTATTTTCTTGCTTTTCTTAGTATATGGCAATGGTATAGAGGTGTTTGGCCTCTACCTTTACTTGTAGCCACTGCTTTTTTGGCTTTGCATATTGAAGGTACTGTCATTCATGATGCATGTCATAAAGCTGCCCATCCAGTTCCATGGATAAATCAAGCAATGGGTCATGGCTCAGCAATTCTTTTAGGGTTTAGTTTTCCAGTTTTTACAAGAGTACATTTACAACATCATATTCACGTAAATCATCCAAAAAATGATCCAGATCATATTGTCAGTACTTTTGGTCCAATTTGGCTAATTGCTCCAAGATTTTTTTATCATGAAGTATTTTTCTTTCAAAGAAAACTTTGGCGAAAATATGAATTACTTCAATGGGGAATTGAAAGATCAATCTTTATAAGCATAATCTTGGCAGGTATAAAGTTTGACTTCATGAATCTAATTTATAATCTATGGTTCGGACCAGCATTAATGGTGGGAGTTACTTTAGGAATATTTTTTGATTATCTACCACATAGACCTTTTCGATCAAGAAACAAATGGTTAAATTCTCGAGTTTATCCAAGCAAATTTATGAATTTATTAATAATGGGCCAAAATTACCATCTCATTCATCATCTTTGGCCTTCAATTCCTTGGTTTGAATACAAAGTAGCATATGAAAAGACTAAGCCTTTATTGGATATGAAAGGCTCCCCTCAAAGAGTTGGTATTTTTGAAAGTAGAGAAGACATTTTTAACTTTATTTATGATTTATTAATAGGTATAAGGAGTCATAGCAAAAGGAGGGGAAAGATAAGAAAAATTATAAATATGTATCCAGGCTATAAAATAAAAAAAGTTTTATTAAAGATAGTTAATAAAACTTTTATTGGAAGCAACTAA
- a CDS encoding DUF565 domain-containing protein produces the protein MVVRPQKTNFQLKIVENIQTLSIWANNPWRRYSISLIILLIGYFLGSSLGMVSAVVELMDPVAAFLSVFFIEILIVLRRNFRLKRKKKFLVLLLDSLRLGLFYGFFTESLKLL, from the coding sequence ATGGTTGTCAGACCTCAAAAGACCAATTTTCAATTAAAAATTGTAGAAAATATTCAAACACTAAGTATTTGGGCAAATAATCCATGGAGAAGATATTCAATATCTTTAATTATTCTTTTAATTGGTTATTTTTTAGGAAGTTCTCTTGGTATGGTAAGTGCCGTTGTGGAACTTATGGATCCGGTAGCTGCTTTCTTATCAGTTTTTTTTATTGAAATTTTGATAGTTCTTAGAAGAAATTTTCGATTGAAAAGGAAAAAGAAATTTTTAGTACTTTTATTAGACTCTTTAAGATTAGGATTATTTTATGGCTTCTTTACTGAAAGTCTTAAGTTACTGTAA
- a CDS encoding DNA-3-methyladenine glycosylase, whose amino-acid sequence MEENLFPKNFFYRHSKLVAPDLIGCYLIKNNNKKDQVKGIIVETEAYSEEEEACHGYRKITESNKSLFGKPGTFYIYKSYGIHHCLNIVTDKENFASGVLIRAVFITKENERLASGPGLVTKAFGIDISFNSVEVINNNSLRISQRDSIPEQKDLIQTTRIGISKAKNIKWRWYLKNSRSVSKRVKGDRTPKSNNQLS is encoded by the coding sequence ATAGAAGAAAACTTATTTCCAAAAAACTTTTTTTATCGGCACTCTAAACTTGTAGCCCCTGATTTAATAGGCTGTTACCTTATAAAAAACAATAATAAAAAAGATCAAGTTAAGGGGATTATTGTTGAAACTGAAGCTTATTCAGAGGAAGAAGAGGCCTGTCATGGCTACCGCAAAATAACTGAATCAAATAAATCATTATTTGGCAAACCTGGAACATTTTATATTTACAAATCTTATGGCATTCATCATTGTTTAAACATAGTTACTGATAAAGAAAATTTTGCTAGTGGTGTTTTAATCAGGGCAGTTTTTATCACCAAAGAAAATGAGAGATTAGCTTCTGGACCTGGTTTAGTTACTAAAGCATTCGGTATAGATATATCATTTAACTCAGTTGAAGTTATTAATAACAACTCTTTAAGGATTTCTCAAAGAGACTCAATTCCAGAACAAAAAGATCTTATTCAAACTACTAGAATTGGCATTTCCAAGGCAAAAAATATAAAATGGCGTTGGTATCTCAAAAATAGTAGGAGTGTAAGTAAAAGAGTAAAAGGTGACAGAACACCTAAATCAAATAATCAATTATCTTAA
- a CDS encoding DUF3177 family protein has product MNVFNQLSIWLSFQLSIIFLVGIPITLFFWSIKKRNQAVNKLLSIYWKISLLFFISLLLLIGKFNYALLVTNISTLLMTISVWFWNDINDELKEYDFTYPLTTTTKVWRWSLTFISLNFLIQSLQNFNCFSSINSAACEIWLQPSSNLYIMIKNLFNFFFGANFTQPIAKFLGLFSLLIFTLGLMQWSIIKLPKNGRNSSFSENGRY; this is encoded by the coding sequence TTGAACGTTTTTAATCAACTTTCTATTTGGCTATCTTTTCAACTTTCAATAATTTTCCTTGTTGGTATTCCTATTACTTTATTCTTTTGGTCAATAAAAAAAAGAAATCAAGCTGTTAATAAACTTTTATCAATTTATTGGAAAATATCCCTTTTATTTTTTATAAGCCTTTTACTTTTAATAGGTAAGTTTAATTACGCTCTTCTAGTAACAAATATTTCAACATTATTAATGACAATTTCAGTTTGGTTTTGGAATGATATAAATGATGAATTAAAAGAATATGACTTTACTTACCCCCTTACCACAACGACAAAAGTGTGGAGATGGTCTCTTACTTTTATATCTCTGAATTTCTTAATCCAAAGTTTGCAAAACTTTAACTGCTTTTCTTCTATTAATTCTGCTGCATGTGAGATCTGGCTTCAGCCTTCTTCAAATTTATATATTATGATCAAAAATTTATTTAATTTTTTCTTCGGAGCTAACTTTACTCAGCCGATAGCAAAATTTTTAGGATTATTTTCATTATTAATCTTTACTTTAGGGTTGATGCAATGGTCAATAATTAAATTACCTAAAAATGGAAGAAATTCTTCCTTCTCCGAAAATGGCAGATATTGA
- the glmM gene encoding phosphoglucosamine mutase gives MQSIFGTDGIRGRFNKEITYSLAYKVGYALGSSLENKNPILIGRDTRISGDILLQAITQGINASGRKFINLGICPTPAIPFLIKQENLSSGIMISASHNPPEYNGIKIFDHNGQKITKEVENKIQKLVEEQNQLVPTKEFSLKTNKELMDIYMKSLIHTMGGENLSGLKIILDTCYGSATTCAKTIFQNLGADVKVINNSKNGLKINMNCGSTNLEPLKKALRESYADMGFSFDGDADRVIGVDSKGNVLDGDHILFLWGRELMAQKILTNNLLISTQMANLGFEKAWNKIGGILYRTDVGDKYVHEAMREKRAVLGGEQSGHILSKINNYSGDGILTALQIAKYCKKKNITLNDWLKSSFDPFPQKLTNINLDFNINKINPKTKILIDQTIEIFQANNSDNFRVYIRPSGTEPLMRVLIEATNQTKVNSLSSEITHKLSLEINKIMN, from the coding sequence ATGCAATCAATCTTTGGTACTGATGGGATAAGAGGAAGATTTAATAAAGAGATAACTTATTCTCTAGCCTATAAAGTTGGATATGCTTTAGGTTCAAGTTTAGAAAATAAAAATCCAATATTAATTGGAAGAGATACAAGGATTAGTGGAGATATTCTGCTTCAGGCAATAACACAAGGTATAAATGCAAGTGGAAGAAAATTTATAAATCTTGGAATATGCCCTACACCAGCTATCCCTTTTTTAATCAAACAAGAGAATCTTAGTAGTGGAATAATGATATCTGCTAGTCATAATCCACCAGAATACAATGGCATAAAAATCTTTGATCATAATGGTCAAAAAATTACTAAAGAAGTTGAAAATAAAATTCAAAAATTAGTTGAAGAACAAAATCAATTAGTTCCTACAAAAGAGTTCTCTTTAAAAACAAATAAAGAACTTATGGATATTTATATGAAAAGCTTAATCCACACAATGGGTGGAGAAAATTTAAGCGGCTTGAAAATAATATTAGACACATGCTATGGATCAGCGACAACCTGCGCAAAAACAATATTTCAGAATCTTGGCGCTGATGTAAAAGTTATCAATAACTCAAAAAACGGGTTAAAAATTAATATGAATTGCGGTTCTACTAACCTAGAACCATTAAAAAAAGCATTAAGAGAGAGTTATGCAGATATGGGATTTAGCTTCGATGGGGATGCCGATAGAGTAATTGGAGTAGATTCTAAAGGCAATGTATTGGATGGTGATCATATTCTTTTTCTTTGGGGTAGAGAACTTATGGCACAAAAGATTCTCACAAATAATTTACTAATATCAACTCAAATGGCAAATTTAGGGTTTGAAAAGGCTTGGAACAAAATTGGTGGAATTTTATATAGAACTGATGTAGGAGATAAATACGTTCATGAAGCAATGAGGGAAAAAAGAGCTGTTTTAGGAGGTGAGCAATCAGGACATATACTTTCAAAAATTAACAACTATTCTGGAGATGGTATTTTGACTGCACTTCAAATTGCTAAATACTGTAAAAAGAAAAATATTACTTTAAATGATTGGTTAAAAAGCAGTTTCGACCCTTTTCCTCAGAAACTAACCAACATCAATTTAGATTTTAATATTAATAAAATAAATCCAAAAACAAAAATTTTAATTGATCAAACTATAGAAATTTTCCAGGCAAACAATTCAGATAATTTTAGAGTTTATATAAGGCCTAGTGGTACAGAACCCTTAATGCGAGTTCTTATTGAGGCCACAAATCAGACTAAAGTCAATTCTTTATCAAGTGAAATAACGCACAAACTCTCTTTAGAAATTAATAAAATAATGAATTAA
- a CDS encoding aspartate carbamoyltransferase catalytic subunit — MQIWPHKHIHTLANFSIQDYKSVFELANRFDALKNAGTKKIPALQGTLVTSLFFEASTRTKNSFELAAKRLSADVQTFAPASSSLTKGETIIDTAITYSAMGADTLVIRHSSSYITFEIAKKLDAINSKTSVLNAGDGLHSHPSQGLLDIYTLIKFFSKKSLNPEVLNSKNILIIGDVNHSRVARSNIWALSAFGANITLCGPKTLIPDEFINFLKTPAPNQIEDPIKSRGSITISRSLEESIKIADAIIVLRLQKERMMENLLSSIDSYSLDYGLTTEKLSLNSKTIPILHPGPINRDIEISSKVVDEYPNCLINNQVANGIPIRMALLYLLQKYNK, encoded by the coding sequence ATGCAAATTTGGCCTCATAAACATATACACACACTCGCTAATTTTTCTATTCAAGATTATAAATCAGTATTTGAATTGGCTAATAGATTTGATGCACTAAAGAATGCAGGAACGAAAAAGATACCGGCCTTACAAGGGACTTTGGTAACGTCTTTGTTTTTTGAAGCAAGTACAAGAACAAAAAACAGCTTCGAACTTGCAGCAAAAAGGCTATCTGCGGATGTACAAACATTTGCGCCAGCTTCTAGTTCTTTAACTAAAGGTGAAACAATCATTGATACAGCAATAACTTATTCTGCTATGGGTGCAGATACATTAGTTATTAGACATTCATCAAGTTACATAACCTTTGAGATCGCTAAAAAACTTGATGCAATAAATTCCAAGACTTCGGTTCTTAATGCCGGAGATGGATTACATAGTCATCCTAGCCAAGGATTACTTGACATCTATACTTTAATAAAATTCTTTTCCAAAAAATCACTGAATCCTGAGGTTTTAAATTCCAAAAATATTTTAATAATTGGAGATGTTAATCATTCAAGGGTTGCAAGATCAAATATATGGGCGTTGAGTGCATTCGGCGCAAACATAACCTTATGCGGTCCGAAAACATTAATACCTGATGAATTTATCAATTTTTTAAAAACCCCTGCGCCAAATCAAATAGAAGATCCCATTAAATCAAGAGGATCCATAACAATTTCTAGATCCTTGGAAGAATCAATAAAAATTGCAGATGCAATTATTGTTTTAAGACTTCAGAAAGAAAGAATGATGGAGAATTTACTGAGCAGCATTGATTCATATAGTTTGGATTATGGCTTAACCACAGAGAAATTATCTTTAAATAGTAAAACAATTCCAATTCTTCATCCTGGACCTATCAATAGAGATATTGAAATCAGTAGTAAAGTAGTTGATGAATATCCTAATTGCTTAATCAATAATCAAGTTGCAAATGGTATCCCAATAAGAATGGCTTTACTTTATCTATTACAGAAATACAACAAATAA
- the isiD gene encoding protein IsiD produces the protein MEFISENKISEELVNSFDEQMTLELAIRLEEDNYKTPFDGLNDWHLLRALAINRPELTSNYIHLLDQEPFDEN, from the coding sequence ATGGAATTTATTTCTGAAAATAAAATAAGTGAGGAACTAGTCAATTCTTTTGATGAACAAATGACTCTTGAGCTTGCAATAAGGCTAGAAGAAGATAACTATAAAACACCATTTGACGGTTTAAACGACTGGCACTTACTAAGGGCCCTTGCAATCAATAGACCTGAATTAACATCTAATTATATCCATCTCCTTGATCAAGAACCCTTCGATGAAAACTAA
- the gatC gene encoding Asp-tRNA(Asn)/Glu-tRNA(Gln) amidotransferase subunit GatC: MAKITKEEVKKVAHLARLELNEDEINNHAEQLEKILEYIKQLEKIDTDDVPCTTRAIEVINVFRKDEKKNSDCTEELLELGPSREDKYFKVPKIINE; encoded by the coding sequence ATGGCAAAAATCACTAAAGAGGAGGTAAAAAAAGTTGCCCACTTAGCGAGATTGGAACTAAACGAGGATGAAATTAATAATCATGCAGAACAATTAGAAAAAATTTTGGAATATATTAAACAACTTGAAAAAATTGATACAGATGATGTGCCTTGTACAACAAGAGCTATAGAGGTTATTAATGTATTTAGAAAAGACGAAAAGAAAAATTCTGATTGTACAGAAGAGCTTTTAGAATTGGGGCCATCTAGAGAAGATAAATACTTTAAAGTACCGAAAATTATTAATGAATGA
- the coaBC gene encoding bifunctional phosphopantothenoylcysteine decarboxylase/phosphopantothenate--cysteine ligase CoaBC, with protein sequence MKTKNTDSKIKVLLLITGSIAAVRIPLLVSQLAKENFEIRCVLSKNAERLIKPLSLSILSRNPCILENDQWSNIQSKPLHIELCNWADILIIAPLTATTLSKWVTGNADGLIPSILMANMKPIIVAPAMNTQMWLNKAVKKNYENLQNYENVLSLQPSEGLLACDAFGTGKIPPNDLIQLAIEFIISDSQNTYRKDLLNKEILITGGCTIENIDAARHITNKSSGAMGLLLAQVARFRGAQVKYVHGPLKIDKDLIDGIKRYEIETSFDLIKALKNEISNCDYFFMNAAVSDFKINSDTSAKIPKNKINDHLNKNFELVPDILQTISKSKKDNQVFVGFCAFTGSIDEARITIKEKIIKKGCDYLFANPIDLEGQGFGFSAQNEGWLFDTKNMEHYIKKTSKIDLANKLITKIISVKK encoded by the coding sequence ATGAAAACTAAAAATACGGATTCTAAAATAAAGGTTCTTTTATTAATAACTGGGAGTATTGCAGCTGTAAGAATTCCATTATTAGTTAGCCAATTAGCAAAAGAAAATTTTGAAATAAGGTGCGTTTTATCTAAAAATGCAGAAAGATTAATAAAACCCCTTTCTCTTTCAATATTAAGTAGAAACCCTTGCATTTTAGAAAATGATCAATGGTCTAATATTCAATCAAAACCTCTTCATATAGAACTATGTAATTGGGCTGATATTTTAATCATTGCCCCTTTAACAGCAACAACATTATCAAAATGGGTAACTGGAAATGCAGATGGATTAATTCCAAGCATTTTAATGGCAAATATGAAGCCAATTATTGTTGCACCAGCAATGAATACACAAATGTGGCTAAATAAAGCTGTCAAAAAAAATTATGAGAATTTACAGAATTACGAAAATGTTTTATCTTTGCAACCAAGTGAAGGTCTCTTAGCCTGTGATGCTTTTGGAACAGGCAAGATACCTCCTAATGATCTAATTCAGTTAGCTATTGAATTTATTATTTCAGACAGTCAAAATACTTATCGCAAAGATTTACTTAATAAAGAAATTTTAATAACTGGAGGATGCACCATAGAAAACATTGACGCGGCAAGACATATTACCAACAAAAGTTCTGGAGCAATGGGCTTACTCCTTGCTCAAGTAGCAAGGTTCAGAGGAGCACAAGTAAAATATGTCCATGGGCCTCTGAAAATCGATAAAGATCTTATTGATGGAATAAAAAGATATGAAATTGAAACTAGTTTTGATTTAATTAAGGCACTTAAGAATGAAATTTCAAATTGTGATTATTTTTTTATGAATGCAGCAGTATCAGATTTCAAGATCAATTCTGATACTTCAGCGAAAATTCCCAAAAATAAAATTAATGATCATTTAAATAAAAATTTTGAGCTAGTCCCAGATATTTTACAAACAATTAGTAAATCAAAAAAAGATAACCAAGTTTTTGTGGGCTTTTGTGCTTTCACAGGATCTATTGATGAAGCACGAATAACAATTAAAGAAAAGATTATTAAAAAAGGTTGTGATTATCTATTCGCAAATCCAATTGATCTTGAAGGCCAGGGATTTGGTTTTTCAGCACAAAATGAAGGTTGGCTATTCGATACAAAAAATATGGAACACTATATAAAAAAAACATCAAAAATTGATTTAGCAAATAAGTTAATAACTAAAATTATTTCAGTAAAAAAATAA